One window of the Runella slithyformis DSM 19594 genome contains the following:
- a CDS encoding acyltransferase family protein, which produces MHSATHPSRLASLDALRGFDMLMISGGGAFLSLMGGKTDSALLNAVAAQFHHPDWDGFTFYDFIFPLFLFMAGVSLSISLKNGIAKGIPQYKLMEKVFKRMLILFFLGLLDKNAPIDILDPAHIRYGTVLGRIGIATFLVAILYLNTGWKTQLIVAFTILGLYYAALMLISVGDYGGGNLSFEGNLVGWIDRAFMPGRLKQTTYDELAMTTQLSATCLTIFGSLAGKILLDKTTANIKLIRLAGMGVIGIAAGLAWATVFPINKHLWSSSFILLTAGMASLLVALFYGIMDVLKFTKWAFFFKVIGMNSLVIYLACRFVDFGESSRLLFAGLYGHAPEKWHEVFNALGGLILVWLVLYVMYRHKIFVKV; this is translated from the coding sequence ATGCATTCTGCCACACATCCAAGCCGCTTAGCCTCGCTCGACGCGCTGCGCGGCTTTGACATGCTCATGATCTCCGGCGGCGGGGCCTTTCTTTCATTGATGGGCGGTAAAACCGACAGCGCCCTTCTGAATGCCGTTGCGGCGCAGTTTCACCATCCCGACTGGGACGGTTTTACCTTCTACGATTTCATCTTCCCGCTGTTTCTGTTCATGGCGGGCGTTTCCCTTTCCATCAGCCTCAAAAACGGCATCGCCAAAGGAATCCCCCAATACAAGCTAATGGAAAAAGTGTTCAAACGAATGCTTATTTTGTTCTTTCTGGGACTGCTGGACAAAAACGCCCCTATTGACATTCTCGATCCCGCGCATATCCGTTACGGAACGGTGCTCGGCCGTATCGGTATCGCTACCTTTTTGGTGGCGATCCTGTATCTCAACACCGGTTGGAAAACGCAGCTGATCGTCGCTTTTACCATTCTCGGACTGTATTACGCGGCCTTGATGCTGATTTCCGTCGGTGATTACGGCGGCGGCAACCTTAGCTTTGAGGGCAACCTCGTGGGCTGGATCGACCGCGCCTTTATGCCGGGACGCCTCAAACAAACCACTTACGACGAACTCGCCATGACCACCCAGCTTTCGGCTACCTGTCTGACCATTTTCGGCAGTCTGGCGGGAAAAATATTGTTGGACAAAACCACCGCCAACATCAAATTGATTCGACTGGCGGGCATGGGGGTGATCGGAATCGCGGCAGGTTTGGCATGGGCCACGGTTTTTCCGATCAACAAACACCTTTGGTCGAGTTCGTTCATTCTGCTCACGGCCGGCATGGCCAGCCTGTTGGTGGCCCTATTTTACGGAATAATGGACGTGTTGAAATTCACCAAATGGGCTTTTTTCTTCAAGGTCATCGGGATGAATTCACTGGTGATTTACCTGGCCTGTCGCTTTGTGGACTTCGGCGAATCGTCGCGGCTGCTCTTTGCGGGATTGTACGGCCACGCCCCCGAAAAATGGCACGAAGTATTCAACGCCCTGGGCGGGCTGATTTTGGTGTGGCTGGTCCTGTATGTGATGTACCGCCACAAAATCTTTGTGAAGGTATAA
- a CDS encoding alpha/beta hydrolase → MTKSFLLTAAALLAATHLLVAQSSKVFDNLSVPSRILKSDRKFAIYLPPNYESSQRTYPVLYLLHGAGDDQTGWVQFGEVQQIADKAFSEGTATPMIIVMPDANTGTRGYANDARNEWRYEDFFFQELMPYVEKTYRIKTEKRFRAIAGLSMGGGGSFTYALHHPELFSSACPLSAATGPMTVEDTKTALKRAKPDVTYTDAEIEAYFKRQSVLELIKNVPDDQKKAVRWYIDCGDDDFLFEGNSLVHIAMRKKEIPHEFRIHDGGHTWTYWRKALPTVLSFVSDAFHQY, encoded by the coding sequence ATGACAAAATCCTTTCTTTTGACCGCAGCGGCGTTGTTGGCGGCCACCCACCTGTTGGTGGCTCAGTCGAGCAAGGTCTTCGACAACCTGAGTGTACCGAGCAGGATCCTGAAAAGCGACCGAAAATTTGCCATTTACCTGCCGCCCAATTACGAATCTTCTCAGCGCACCTATCCCGTATTGTACCTGCTCCACGGGGCCGGCGACGACCAAACGGGCTGGGTACAGTTTGGGGAAGTACAGCAGATAGCCGACAAAGCTTTCAGTGAAGGCACCGCCACGCCCATGATCATCGTGATGCCCGATGCCAACACCGGCACCCGCGGCTACGCCAACGACGCCCGAAACGAGTGGCGTTATGAAGACTTCTTTTTTCAGGAACTCATGCCGTACGTAGAAAAGACCTATCGTATCAAGACCGAAAAACGCTTCCGGGCCATTGCCGGACTCTCCATGGGCGGCGGCGGCTCGTTTACGTACGCACTGCATCATCCCGAATTGTTCTCGTCGGCCTGTCCGCTCAGCGCCGCCACCGGACCGATGACCGTGGAGGACACCAAGACCGCGTTGAAAAGAGCCAAACCCGACGTGACCTATACCGACGCCGAAATTGAGGCGTACTTTAAACGCCAAAGTGTGTTGGAATTGATCAAAAACGTGCCCGACGATCAAAAGAAGGCCGTTCGCTGGTACATTGACTGCGGCGACGATGACTTTCTGTTTGAAGGCAATTCATTGGTACACATTGCCATGCGCAAAAAAGAGATTCCGCACGAATTTCGCATTCACGACGGAGGCCATACCTGGACCTACTGGCGCAAAGCCCTGCCTACGGTGTTGAGCTTCGTCTCCGATGCCTTTCACCAATATTGA
- a CDS encoding caspase family protein, which translates to MRNFVLTLSFCFLALLAVAQPGSGFNPQRTWVFMVGVLEWADANSFPSFEKKGRVDAKIKAFFEKQGVPSQQMVYLKDGQATTQAVREAFVSFLKKAGKDDVLFFYYCGHGYKNDAGKVCFANHKGADWTAEEIVRSVNTHFAGKTAYLTADCCNSGGLAEEAQKYPAKNYAALTSVVPTNVSTGNWTFSNALLYGLQGQNFVDTDGNGRITVGELAAYIDEEMAIAEGQKATYFVPKTMQDQAIATGVPAKKNARIGQRVWADYDGTPWLGFIIGAEKNGSFTVRFYSYTNNETDNVEAARLKPYTCPKNMAVGSPVSVCSATDKKWYPAKVIKKFSCLHFIQYDDYGSEWNEWVAPDNIKVRR; encoded by the coding sequence ATGAGAAACTTTGTCCTTACGCTTTCCTTCTGTTTTTTGGCTCTTTTGGCCGTTGCCCAACCCGGTTCGGGATTTAACCCGCAACGTACGTGGGTATTTATGGTGGGGGTGTTGGAATGGGCCGATGCCAACAGCTTTCCTTCGTTTGAGAAAAAAGGGCGAGTCGATGCCAAGATCAAGGCGTTTTTCGAAAAGCAGGGCGTGCCGAGTCAGCAGATGGTCTACCTCAAAGACGGACAGGCCACTACCCAAGCCGTTCGGGAGGCGTTTGTCTCCTTTTTGAAAAAGGCCGGCAAAGACGACGTGCTGTTTTTTTACTACTGCGGCCACGGCTACAAAAACGACGCCGGGAAAGTATGCTTTGCCAATCACAAAGGAGCCGACTGGACGGCCGAGGAGATCGTACGCAGCGTAAATACCCACTTTGCCGGCAAAACGGCCTACTTGACGGCCGATTGCTGCAACTCGGGCGGCCTGGCGGAAGAGGCCCAAAAATACCCCGCTAAAAACTACGCAGCGCTTACGTCTGTCGTTCCCACCAACGTTTCTACCGGCAACTGGACCTTCTCCAACGCTTTACTGTACGGCCTTCAGGGTCAGAATTTTGTCGATACCGACGGCAACGGCCGCATTACGGTCGGTGAACTCGCCGCCTACATCGACGAAGAAATGGCCATTGCGGAAGGGCAAAAAGCAACTTATTTCGTCCCCAAAACAATGCAGGACCAAGCCATTGCCACGGGCGTACCCGCCAAAAAAAACGCACGCATCGGACAGCGCGTGTGGGCCGATTATGACGGCACTCCGTGGCTCGGATTTATCATTGGGGCCGAAAAAAACGGCTCGTTTACCGTGCGCTTTTACAGCTACACCAACAACGAAACCGATAACGTAGAAGCCGCCCGGCTCAAACCCTACACCTGCCCCAAAAACATGGCCGTTGGCAGCCCGGTCAGCGTCTGCTCGGCGACCGACAAAAAATGGTATCCGGCCAAGGTCATCAAAAAATTCTCCTGCCTGCACTTCATCCAATACGACGATTACGGCAGCGAGTGGAACGAGTGGGTAGCCCCCGACAACATTAAAGTAAGGCGGTAA
- a CDS encoding nuclear transport factor 2 family protein has product MKKRLFILFLAFAPLGGFSQTLAKDTVAIKQVIADFFELFSQNDLQYMERNCTPDFGLYEVGYLWTTDTLRNFVAKRQAQKRVWVRTNAFRFINFTVRKDIAWVGYYNTATLTHTETHEKRTVRWLESAILVRKDRRWRLTQMHSTPITK; this is encoded by the coding sequence ATGAAAAAACGGCTGTTTATCCTCTTCCTGGCATTCGCTCCCCTGGGCGGTTTCTCCCAAACATTGGCCAAAGATACCGTGGCCATCAAACAGGTCATTGCTGACTTCTTTGAATTGTTTTCCCAAAACGACCTCCAATACATGGAGCGAAACTGCACCCCTGATTTCGGCCTCTACGAAGTAGGCTATCTTTGGACCACCGACACCCTGCGAAATTTCGTGGCTAAACGGCAGGCCCAAAAACGGGTCTGGGTACGAACCAACGCCTTCCGATTTATCAACTTTACCGTCAGAAAGGACATTGCCTGGGTGGGGTATTACAACACAGCCACACTGACCCACACCGAAACGCACGAAAAACGCACCGTTCGGTGGCTTGAAAGCGCCATCCTGGTGCGAAAAGACCGTCGGTGGCGGCTGACCCAAATGCACTCGACGCCCATTACAAAATAG
- a CDS encoding DUF4256 domain-containing protein produces the protein MNTPKKELSSAQREELLSVLKTRFEKNKNRHQGLEWASVLAKLEANPEKLWALDDMETTGGEPDVVGYDARTNEYIFMDCSPESPKGRRSVCYDHEALESRKEYKPQNSAVEMAADMGIALLTEEQYRQLQQLGNFDLKTSSWVQTPVEIRKRGGALFCDRRYDTVFLYHNGAESYYAARGFRGALRV, from the coding sequence ATGAATACCCCTAAAAAAGAATTGTCATCAGCGCAACGCGAAGAACTGCTCAGCGTATTGAAAACGCGCTTTGAGAAAAATAAGAACCGCCATCAGGGGCTGGAATGGGCTTCTGTGCTGGCAAAACTGGAAGCCAACCCCGAAAAACTGTGGGCGCTCGATGACATGGAAACCACCGGCGGCGAGCCTGATGTGGTGGGGTACGATGCCCGGACCAACGAATATATTTTCATGGATTGCTCGCCTGAAAGTCCGAAGGGCCGCCGAAGTGTGTGCTACGACCACGAAGCCCTGGAATCCAGGAAAGAATACAAGCCCCAAAACAGTGCGGTTGAGATGGCCGCCGACATGGGCATTGCGCTTTTGACGGAAGAGCAGTACCGGCAGTTGCAGCAATTGGGCAATTTTGACCTGAAAACCTCCAGCTGGGTCCAAACCCCCGTCGAGATCAGAAAACGGGGTGGCGCTCTCTTTTGTGACCGTCGCTACGACACGGTCTTTCTGTACCACAACGGGGCCGAATCGTACTACGCCGCCCGAGGGTTCCGTGGGGCGCTGCGGGTTTGA
- a CDS encoding SRPBCC family protein — protein sequence MERKTKIHAEDGQQDLTVTREFDLPPELLFKAYEDPTLVEQWMGTKVLKPENKKHGSYQFETTDPMGMQIVCRSVADRDQLLKLSIWPTTDCRTLSIT from the coding sequence ATGGAACGAAAAACAAAAATCCACGCCGAAGACGGCCAACAGGACCTGACCGTCACCAGGGAGTTTGATCTGCCCCCGGAATTACTGTTCAAAGCCTACGAAGACCCCACCCTTGTGGAGCAGTGGATGGGCACGAAGGTGCTGAAACCGGAAAACAAAAAGCACGGCAGCTATCAGTTTGAAACCACCGACCCGATGGGCATGCAGATCGTCTGCCGCTCCGTGGCCGACCGAGACCAACTCCTGAAGCTATCAATATGGCCCACAACCGACTGCAGGACATTGTCAATCACTTAA
- a CDS encoding VOC family protein, translating into MVTTLNWFEIPATDFERAKAFYTKVLDVQIHDDPNRQYAYLPSDPQDGGFGGAIGFGENFAPSMTGTTIYLDGGKDLSVPLGRVESAGGKVILPKTAIGGNGFIALFIDTEGNKVGFHSMG; encoded by the coding sequence ATGGTAACTACTCTAAACTGGTTTGAAATACCGGCTACAGACTTCGAAAGAGCCAAAGCTTTTTACACAAAAGTGCTGGACGTTCAAATTCACGACGATCCTAATAGGCAATATGCCTATTTACCGTCCGATCCGCAAGACGGTGGATTTGGCGGGGCAATTGGTTTTGGCGAAAACTTTGCCCCTTCAATGACCGGCACAACGATTTACCTGGATGGTGGAAAAGACCTTTCAGTTCCATTAGGCAGAGTAGAAAGTGCCGGTGGAAAAGTTATTCTACCGAAAACCGCTATTGGCGGCAACGGCTTCATTGCGCTTTTTATTGACACAGAAGGAAACAAGGTGGGCTTCCATTCAATGGGTTAA
- a CDS encoding quinone oxidoreductase family protein: MNRIIVNEFGGPEKLTLHEVAVPTAGDGQIVIKVEAAGVNFSDGMQRRNQYVFPVSLPYLPGFEVAGIVTEAGKGVENIAVGDRVVAMLPGGGGYAEYAVTAAYLAAVIPPAISARESLGLQVQGLTAYLLLKDGAKLQAGQTVLIHAAAGGVGTLQLQIAKQMGAAKIIATASNAEKLAIAKSLGADELINYTESDWVQQVNEATGGKGVDLIVDSVGGETLRNSLNCLAPFGKLISFGNPTGGSTSIEAFTLVNNNQSLLGFGLASYFQKPDLMQEAYQYLFSQTASGKLKVHIGQTFALKDAAKAHRQMENRQTTGKTVLIP; this comes from the coding sequence ATGAACCGGATAATAGTAAATGAATTTGGAGGTCCTGAAAAGTTGACCTTACACGAGGTAGCAGTGCCTACTGCCGGCGATGGGCAAATTGTGATAAAAGTAGAAGCCGCCGGAGTGAATTTTTCTGACGGCATGCAAAGACGAAATCAATATGTATTTCCCGTATCGTTGCCTTATTTACCCGGCTTTGAAGTGGCAGGAATAGTTACCGAAGCCGGAAAAGGTGTCGAAAACATTGCTGTAGGAGATCGTGTAGTTGCGATGCTTCCCGGTGGCGGAGGATATGCTGAATATGCTGTGACAGCCGCTTATCTGGCAGCAGTTATTCCACCTGCAATCTCTGCCCGGGAATCTCTGGGGTTGCAAGTTCAAGGCCTTACCGCATACCTACTGTTGAAAGACGGCGCGAAACTACAAGCCGGACAAACTGTGCTAATACACGCAGCAGCAGGCGGCGTGGGTACACTACAATTGCAAATTGCAAAACAAATGGGCGCAGCTAAAATAATAGCTACCGCAAGTAATGCAGAAAAACTTGCGATTGCCAAATCATTGGGTGCAGATGAATTGATAAATTATACAGAATCGGACTGGGTTCAACAAGTGAATGAAGCAACAGGAGGAAAAGGAGTCGACTTAATTGTAGATTCTGTAGGAGGCGAAACGCTGCGAAATAGCCTTAATTGCCTTGCGCCCTTTGGTAAGCTGATAAGTTTTGGGAATCCAACCGGCGGATCTACATCAATTGAAGCCTTTACGCTAGTAAATAACAACCAAAGTTTGCTTGGTTTTGGCTTAGCAAGTTATTTCCAAAAGCCGGATTTAATGCAAGAAGCCTATCAATACTTGTTTTCGCAAACTGCATCAGGAAAACTGAAAGTCCACATCGGACAAACCTTCGCTTTAAAAGACGCTGCAAAAGCACACAGACAAATGGAAAACAGGCAAACAACAGGAAAAACAGTGCTCATTCCGTAA
- a CDS encoding Ohr family peroxiredoxin, with translation MEKIYEAEVTTIAGRNGHAKSSDGLLDIDIRFPKEMGGAGDATNPEQLFAAAWSACFGTSVTIAAGIEKVKIGEVLVTAKIGVLHDSGNYDLGAHLLVKINDVDYDTAKKLVEATKSICSYSKATKGNINAIYEVVSD, from the coding sequence ATGGAAAAAATTTATGAAGCCGAAGTGACAACGATAGCAGGACGCAACGGTCACGCAAAATCATCAGACGGCTTATTGGATATAGACATCAGATTTCCCAAAGAAATGGGTGGTGCCGGTGACGCAACAAATCCCGAACAACTATTTGCAGCGGCTTGGTCAGCTTGTTTTGGAACAAGTGTGACAATTGCTGCAGGAATCGAAAAAGTTAAAATTGGAGAAGTGTTGGTAACGGCTAAAATTGGTGTATTACATGATAGCGGTAATTATGATCTTGGAGCCCATCTTCTGGTTAAAATAAATGACGTAGACTACGATACGGCTAAAAAACTGGTAGAAGCGACTAAATCGATTTGTTCTTATTCAAAAGCAACCAAAGGAAATATCAACGCCATTTATGAAGTTGTATCAGACTAA
- a CDS encoding SDR family oxidoreductase: MSSKIILITGASTGFGNITAKLLAQNGHTVYATMRNINGHNKPQKDALLSWAKTQKVDLRVVELDVTSDDSVEKAKKQILEETGGSIDVIINNAGIYGGGIQEAFTVNDYKALFEVNAFGSVRINNAFLPTLRKQGSGLIIQTSSVLGRIIIPFGGVYNATKWAVEALSENLAYELKPLGIDVAIVQPGAFPTELFQKFYPPGNLDVAAEYGKSAELLNTSSQTIMAMMADSNIPNKPEQVAAAIVKLIEMPKGTRPLRTVVDKMMGGVTEIINETAKQVQAEVLQNFGLSELNINN, translated from the coding sequence ATGTCAAGTAAAATCATTTTAATTACTGGAGCAAGTACAGGTTTCGGCAACATCACAGCCAAACTTCTTGCACAAAACGGGCATACAGTCTATGCAACAATGAGAAACATTAACGGCCATAACAAGCCACAAAAAGACGCTTTACTTAGTTGGGCGAAAACACAGAAAGTAGACCTTCGCGTAGTTGAGTTGGATGTGACCTCTGACGACAGCGTTGAAAAAGCAAAAAAACAAATTCTGGAGGAAACCGGCGGAAGCATTGATGTCATCATCAATAATGCAGGTATTTATGGTGGGGGCATACAGGAAGCCTTTACTGTAAACGACTACAAAGCGCTTTTTGAAGTAAATGCTTTTGGATCAGTTAGAATAAACAATGCATTCTTGCCTACTCTTCGAAAACAAGGAAGTGGTTTAATTATCCAAACCTCAAGCGTATTGGGCAGAATCATTATCCCATTTGGAGGTGTGTACAATGCGACAAAATGGGCGGTGGAAGCATTAAGCGAAAACTTAGCTTACGAGTTAAAACCTTTGGGAATTGATGTTGCAATTGTTCAACCGGGTGCTTTTCCTACAGAGTTATTTCAAAAATTCTATCCTCCGGGCAACCTGGATGTAGCAGCGGAATATGGCAAATCAGCAGAACTTCTCAATACCTCTTCTCAAACAATTATGGCTATGATGGCCGATTCAAACATTCCTAATAAGCCTGAACAGGTCGCAGCAGCAATAGTAAAATTGATAGAAATGCCCAAGGGCACACGCCCTTTGAGAACAGTAGTAGATAAAATGATGGGAGGGGTTACCGAAATCATAAATGAAACTGCAAAACAAGTGCAAGCGGAAGTACTTCAAAATTTTGGACTTAGCGAACTGAATATTAACAACTGA
- a CDS encoding winged helix-turn-helix transcriptional regulator gives MKNNTNIDNQKVDNEKKIVFDEESCPVTATMKVLGGKWKPILINAIYLTAPARFGELKRSVVGITQSMLTQQLRELEDDGLISRKIYAEIPPRVEYTLTEFGLTLSPIMQSMAKWGEEYRMKKV, from the coding sequence ATGAAAAACAATACTAATATTGATAATCAAAAAGTTGATAACGAAAAAAAAATTGTTTTTGATGAAGAATCTTGTCCGGTAACGGCTACGATGAAAGTTTTGGGTGGAAAGTGGAAGCCTATCCTTATCAATGCCATTTACCTAACTGCCCCCGCAAGGTTTGGCGAATTGAAGCGAAGTGTAGTAGGCATAACCCAATCAATGCTTACCCAGCAGCTGAGAGAATTAGAAGATGACGGATTGATTAGTAGAAAAATTTATGCGGAAATTCCTCCAAGGGTGGAGTACACATTAACCGAGTTTGGGCTTACGTTGTCGCCAATAATGCAATCTATGGCTAAGTGGGGGGAAGAATACAGAATGAAAAAGGTGTAA